The window TTGGTGAATTGTTTTTGATGGAAACGCGAGCCGTCCTGGTTCGTTAGTAACAAGGTGAAGTTATCCTTGCTCTACATTACTCTGCGTATTTATTGTCTTTCGGCCCATTCCGTGAGTGCGATTGCGGTACGGAATAGGTTTGCCGGAAAGGTTTTAACGGCCCTTGGCATCAGTTTCGTCGCAATTCGGCGTTCTAATCGGCGGGTTTTATAAAAGCTTGAAATAAATACCCCTTGCGGAGTTGAACGGGGGTAAGCTTTGCTCGGCTGTCAGTGCGGTTCAACTTCCTCCATGTACAGATTCGGGAAACTGAATCGACTATCGTACACTCACTTCATTTGATGAAAACGACACGATACATAATCTAGTCTGCCAACATCGCCTCTCCGCACGCGTATTTGCTCTTCCCATGCAAGCATCGTGCCATGATCAAAATGCTCCGAACTTCCGTTGATAGACTTGGTACGGGCAAGTCTAACGTTACTTGAGAACACGACAGATGCGGAAAATAGCGATCCATATTATATAACGATCCATATTTGGTGCAACTAGCAACGAATGGAAGAGAAATCGGACTGAATCATAAGCAGACAGATGCGCGTAAGCAAGCACTTAAGTTCGCTTTCGTCCACATTTCTCACCATGCCCGACTAGAACTCTTTAGCAGACGAGTGCTCGTCTATAGGATTTCTTTACTTCTGTTCTGTGCGCGATAATAAATCCGGAAAAATCTTTTGCATTACAAAGCAATGCGTTCATGCCGGTTTTAACACACtgctcctctcctcctgaAAGTGATGATATGAGGACGAGATTCTCGGGCTCGGCTCCCCTTCAATCTCTTTAGTCATATACATCgtggtcctcgtcgaccgtgGAGGCCGTCTAGGCGAGAGGCTGGCGGAAAAAATATCCATCCGGCTCACCCTTCGGGGTCTCGGAGGCAGAGCAGCATATTCTGATTCCTGAGGCACGTCTGGCAGTGTCTTTTCACTCCAAGGAGTCGGAAACTCCTCTGATGCAGGATAAAGCATTGCCAAAAGTGGCCCAAGTTTTCCCCCTTTCTTTGATGCAAGAATCTCGTACCGGATGCCGAGCTTGCGAATCTCCGTCTCGATTTCGTATCGTGTCCGTAGCCGAGGGGTCGGTCGTTTGTTAGCAGAGTAATCGCCCGGTCCGCTGGAGCCATTGGGGATGTGATAAATCTGGTCGATGCGGAAGAAGGCATAGGCGGCAACTGTCAACAGCTCGAGGATGAACTGTGTCGTGTAGAGAGTGGCCTTGCTGAATAACTCGTCCGGCGCCATACGATTTGTCGATATCGTCAGCCTCACAGCGGCTCCTACCGTCATGACCGAGGCACTGAAGACGAGCAATGTCGTCTTGAAACGAAAGTCGCCCGTTCCAAAGTTCTCTGGTGGCGGTCCAGGTTTGGCGCAAGCGAGGAAGAGCCAGAGAAGTGGTGTGCCGACGAGCATCATGTTCCAGCACGCGCCCACCTTGAGCACAGCTTCCGCTGTCATCTCCTGCGATGGGACCATAAAGCTGACGGAAACAGCGATTATGTTGATTACCGTCACGATGGGGCAGGTCCATATAAGAAAAAAGGAGTAGCGACTAAAGGCTGGGTGCCAgccgatggatggatgcatcgCACGCACGAGACGTTGAGCGAAGAAGAGATTGacggcgaagatgacgacggctCTGGTTCATGCCTTGTTAGCCAATGTGTACGTAGAACCGTGGAAATACTTTCCACGCAGGGTCGAGTGAACTCACCCTCCATTTTGAAAGAcgttggcgacgaggatgatgccAGGGGCCTGAAGTCCAATAAAGGCCCAGAGAATACGAAAGATGCAAGTCGTCACCCGGACCATGCAAAAGTCGAACATGAGACTCGAGAGAAGAAACTTGTGGCCACGCTTTGCGTTGGCTTTGTAGGTTGTGATGTGCAGGTAGCCTAGCAGGGCGAAGCAGAGGAAGAAGACAGAGGTGATGGGAACATCGAGCGTTGCCGTTGGGAAACCCCCCAGAAACCTCTTCATCTCCTTGGGAGGCCCAGGTATTTGCCCCCCAGCGGCGGCCGATGTGTTGGAAGGTATTTGGGATTCCATTTTCCCAGGAGTTTTGGTTGGAATTTTTGGTTCCTGGAGGCTGGAGTGCTGTCCCGCCTGGCGGCTCacttcctcgagctcggtATCGGACAGTCGACTGCGCTGTGTCTGGCATTCATCTGCCACGACATCGAAAAGTTTTCGGTTTTTTACTGAGCTGGGAGACTCTGCATACTTTCGCCATCTATATTAAACGGATCCTTATTCACCAGCTGCCGCCGTGGGCATCTGTTGCGCCGTTGCGCCGTGTATCAGACGCTCCAACGTCCAAATTGTGAATCCTGTTCCTGAAACACCAACCCTCGGTATATTGATACCATATAAGTAGGCAATGGCAGGTGTGATGAGTTTCATCTACCCGACTTTGCCCCACATTCTACCTATCCATCTTAGCAACCAACTCAATAGGGAACCGGGATGTCACACCCGCAATCGAGTCGCGACTCGTCAGGTAATATGATCATGCCGATTCCGACCCGGGGTGGGTGAATCACGCATGGACCTTCTGTCCCGCTAGAGAACCCATGGGTAATGTCTACTGTGAAGGGACCTTGCGTATTCACACTTTGTGAGCGTTGCACAGTGAGGCACGGCCCAAGCACGGACAGAAACAGTAATGCCAGCGGGGAGGAGAGGGCCGATATCACATGAAAACATTTTCTCTCCATTTCCGGCATTCCATTTTGTCACTGAAGCTACACCATGTTGTGACATTTCAACGATGGGTGATGAAACGAAAATAACATCAAGACAGATAGATCGGGACGGGCACGTCGGCTTAACACAATACGGAGGGCCGGTTACTGCTTCCTTTTGGGTTCCCAGAGGATTTTATGAGCAAATTTGAACAAGTAGAAAATGTCTCTGCTCCGGCTCAGCAGGGCCAACGAAACCTAATGTGTGAATGTAGTTCAAGACAGTCCAAGCGTGCCAGGCCGACCTCTCCGAGAGTTCGATTTGACACATTTCAACGAAATCTCATCAATCATGTCCACGATCCAGACTAATGCATTCTGTAGGAACTTACACAGACTACCTCGGAAGTCGGATGACTTTCTCCCTTGTTAGCAGCAGCAGTAGCCAGATTCGCGAGCGGACCATACTCGACCCCTGGCCCTTGTTACATTCCAcccgctccgtcgtcgaaccGATTCCGTGCATCCGCCAGAATGCCCCAACTTTTTCAGGTCCATGGTGCCATCTACTACGCTTGGAATCCAAATCTAGAAGCTTGGATGCAACATTTCCAGCTCTTGCATCCCTCTCGCCGTGAGAGCTATGCAGGAATCACCAAGCCCGCCTCGAGTGCGATCTGCGTGCGATCTGTGTCACCAGAGCAAAGTTAAGTGCAGCGGCGGAAATCCATGTAGCGGCTGTCACAAGTTAGGATCGCGCTGCCACTACAGTTCGTCGAATCGAACTGGAAGGCCGAGAGGCGCCAAAAACAAATCTACGCGGAAGAGGCCAAGGAAGCTCGAGGAAGTAGGAGCTGATTCGGACGTCATGTCGTCCACTCTTACCGTCTCTGCAGGAACCcactcgtcatcctcgtcttcTTGTCAGGAGTCGCCTGTATCATGCTATCTTCTACCAGAACTAAAAGCGTCCGACTGGGTAGACTATGCAGGTTTTCATGTCAATCAGCTGGACGCCATTCTCGTAGGTGGTTGCCATTATTCGCATCAATATGATAATCGACAGACAGCCTTGCTAACTTTCGCCATTAGATGGGTTCCTTGGATCCGATCTCAGCAGAGGTAGAGGATTCTTCCAACGCAGAATTACTCCTCTACGACACACCAGACACATCGCAGTGTTCTCTTGCGCCTCCCCAGATATACCCTATGTCGGCCCTTGAACAGTTgccacctcctcctctggACGTATTTGGCAGCATCACCAGCCATGCTCTTCGCGACTCAAATCGATCATCATGCGATTGTCTGCAGCACCTTGCTGCACTTTTTGTTCAGCTCAAAGAATATACGcgccaaggtggccaagTCCTCGATGCTTCCGTTGCCATCGCCCATGTGCGCCAGGGCGTCTTAGCCTGGAGACGCCATCTTCAGTGCACCACTTGCATCGACTCAGCCGATGGCGACTCTCTGCTTCTTTCTGTCATTGAAATCCGCATGATTCTCCCTATCATCGAATCGATAAACAGTAAACTCGAACTCGGTCGTAACCTCGCTTTCATCCTACGAGTGGCCCCCCTTGGCGACTTATGCCATGCACCCATGACATATGAGCTCGCAGACGATGAGTCCCGCGCCGTCCTACGTACTCTCCTCTTGCTCAACATGGGATTTATTATTGATATCATTCAAACGATCAAGGAGCGCCCCTCGCAGACCAAACTTGCTGGCCATTCTCCAGCACCCGCCTTTGGACTATGCACGCCTCAAGCATCGCCCTCATCATTGTTGAGTACTGGATCTAGTGATCTTCTGTCAATTTTAGACACACCAGAGGGGCCTGAAAGCCTTTTTGGACAGTCGTTGCAAAGTCTGATGGAATCTGCCAAGAGTCTTCAAACAAAGATTGCGGGTGATGGAATTTCTTAGGCCTAGTTGCATATTATGCATATATAAAAAGCATTTTTGACTGCGATATATGTTTTTGAACTGGTTGGGTATTTCGTGAAAATTTTCCGTTCTGTATGAAGTCCATGAGCTGATCGTGAGGAGCGTTGTTGGCGGCGCAATTAGGATGAATGTGACTCGGCCCAAGATGAATGAATGCAACTTTTGTTTTTCGAAGGACCCTGAACTCGATTTCCTGCTGAAACAAAGTTGCTATATATTTCACTCCTAATCCTAGCAGCATGTGTATTTAAACTCGTCCATCGCCCACTGCTTCTGTCATCCACCTCGGGATTCTTAAACACGGTTACGTAAATTGCAAACCCGTCCTGATTATATACATTCCTGGATAGAAATTCGAACTGCCAGCATACATGGGCCCCCTCATCTCTGCCAGATGCTTCTGCATTCCTGTTGAAGGAAGGCCTTTTACTATTGTATTCTTTGCCAGAAGACCCCTATGATCCGCCTCAATTTCTGTCTACGTACTGCCACCGCGAGCGTCGCTCATGGGATACCCCAACGACTGCATCACGCAGCAACTCGCTCATCTGTGCCACCTGTATCGTTGGTTAGCCTGGTTCGTGGAGACTTGGTGAGACAAATACGAACATGGGGATCATTGACCATGGTAAAGTGTGTTCCCGACTGGGTGGCAATGGCCATGTTCTTCGTCGGTAGCAAATGTTCCCACCCGTTTGGTCCAAGATCGTCCTTCCCCTGCAGCAAGAAGCGGGATACTTTGACTGTGGTATCCATGCCGGAGTTTGCGAGCGTCTTATCATCCAGCACACCATCCCGACTCCAAATGATATACGTTTCCATCCCACCAGCCGAGCCAAGGGGTAGCGGTCGGTAGTTGCCGACAGCAGTCAAGGTTGAGCGAAAATGCTCGATCAACCAGTCCGGTGGGCTCTGGGTTCCCCAATTCCCCATCAGGTttctggaagagaggtacTGGACCACTTCCATTGACAGAGACTCAAAGACGGTCCGACATGGAGAGTCGATGAGTATCAACTTTTCAACCACATTTCCGTCTCGAAGGAGACGTTTGGCAACTTCGTACGAGTAGTAACCCCCGGCAGACCAGCCGCCGAGGATATAAGGGCCGTGCGGCTGACGACGGTAAATTTCGCTGACCCATTGCGAGGCCAGCTCTTCAAGGGAACAGCGGTATGCGCCGGTGTTGCGAAGGTAGGGACTGTTCATGCCGACCACGCAGACAGATGGGTGGACCGGCGGTAAGTTGGCGTATGCCATGGCCGAACCACTTCCGTCCGGGAGGAGGAATACGGTGTGACAGCTCGATGCAATAGTATTTTGCAAAACAATGGAAAGTGGAATGGAGGATGCCGCTCGACTCTGTTTGGCCCGAGTTGATGGCGTGTGACCGACACCATGACCAGGGGTAACATTGAGTACGATTGGCGATTCGTAGAAGCGGCGGAAAGCGCCAACCGTGGGCTTCTGATCAAATATATCATGTGGGAGAGCTTCTCCCCGTGGACCTCTCAGGTGCGAGAGAATAGCTGTGGCGAGAATACGATTGATGCCGAGCGCCGTGAACTCAGTGTCCTCCGTCTCGATGATTTCTCCTGGCTCCAGACCACTTTCTTGAGCAATAATCTTGAGAGCACCCTGCCACATTgtgacggccatgatgaaGGCCTCGGCGGAGATACCGGTGAGCACGTAAAATTAGAAAAGAAAAGCGATGAAATTACTCGAagtgaatgaatgaatgaatgatgAAATGTATGGAAGACTGCACTGCCAGAGACCGGCTGGGCCTCTCTAGATATTGCCATCCCATCGACTTATACAAGAGCCATCTTCACTCTTCTTCATCAAGCGATTCGACCCGTTCCCTATCTTCGAAATTGCAATTTGATACATAAGGATGGCAGCCGATGAGTACCTGAAACCGGGAGGGCGTGATATGCCAGGGGCGCGGAAACCGGTCCGAGGGGGGGGGAACCGGGGACGGCCACCGGCGCATATTTCTGACAAGCTTTTCCGGCGCCATAGCTAACCTCGGCAGTAATAAGTTCAAGGTTTAGTAACTCGGACGCTGCTCAATGATCCCGCCTCGCCTGCAGCGGCCGTGCTCGTGGGTGACAGCATCTCTTACTCTGATTCGTACGCTAGGTATGGATGATTCAGTATTTCTCATCCTCGACAACGCCACCTTTTAACGGTACCGCCGGTTTAGAAAACGTACATTGCATTGGTCGAGAATAGTTAATATTCATATTTATCACGCCGCACCCCTCTCCGCGTTGAAGTAAATGGACCTTCGAATTCTTGTGACGTACAAATTTCAGCTTCAGCCTCTCTGCCTGCTAAGCCTCGTCCTGCATCCCAATTCCTCATTGAGCTCATGACTCGGCTCTGCTTTATGTTGCATTAGTTTCTGGAATACTGCATATTCTCCTAGTCAGGGTTAGCAATGGGGTCCCTGGTACCGACACGAGATGACGTTGCCATCATTGGCATGTCCTGCCGCTTTCCCAGTGATGCAGACACGGCGGATCGATTCTGGGATTTCATTTGCCAGGGCCGCAGTACGTCCTTCACGGCTGCCTCGTTACTCTGACCCCGAAATTGGGTAATCTCTAACTCACCGCAGATGCCTATGCCGAGAATCCCAGTCGCTGGGCGGCTAATGCTTTCCATCACGGCGAGAAGAAGATCAACACAAGTCTGACGCGCGGCGGCCACTTCATTAAACAAGATGTCGCCGCTTTTGATGCCAACTTCTTCAGCCTTTCCAAGACGGAGGCAGAGTCGATGGACCCTCAGCAACGGATGATCATGGAAGTGACATACGAGTCCATGGAGAGTGCCGGTCTGCGTATCGAGAACCTCGCGGGTTCACGCACGGGCGTCTTCATGGCCAGCTTCACCAGCGACTATCGTGAGTTGATGTTCCGCGACGCCGAGACTGCACCCCTGTATACGGCCACTGGGACCAGCAACACATCTACTTCCAACCGTGTATCCTGGTTCTTCGACCTCCGTGGGCCCAGCTTCACCGTAAACacggcctgctcctccagCCTGGTCGCCTGTCACCTGGCCTGCCAAAGCCTCTGGAGCGGCGAGACGGAAacggccatcgtcggcggcaccagcCTGCTTCTGAATCCGGACATGTTCCTTTACCTTTCCAACCAGCAGTTTCTCGCCCCTGACGGCCAGTGCAAGAGCTTCGACAACGCCGGCGATGGATacggccgaggtgacggcatcggcgttgTAATTCTCAAGCGTGTCGCAGACGCAATTCGTGACGGCGATCCAATTCGGGCAGTTATCCggggcagcggcagcaaccAAGATGGACATACAAAGGGCTTCACAATCCCCAGCGTCGAGGCTCAAGCATCTCTCATAGCAGAAACCTACCGTAACGCCGGTCTTTCGTTGGCCGAGACGCGCTACGTGGAAGCCCATGGCACAGGCACCCAGGCCGGTGACACCCGTGAGATGGAGGGTATTGCGCAAACCTTCAGCAAGCATCGGGCGGAATCCGACGAACTCGTTGTCGGATCTGTCAAATCCAATATCGGACATCTGGAGGCGTGCGCGGGATTAGCCTCGCTCATAAAATGCGTCTATATCCTCGAAACAGGGGTCATTCCACCGACGCCCAGTGTCCGTCTCCTCAACACCAAGATCCCATGGGCAGAATGGCATCTCAAGGTTCCGTCAACAAGAACCCCTTGGCCGAAGACTGGCTTAAGACGGCTCAGCACCCAGGGTTTCGGGTACGGGGGCACAAACGCGCATCTCATTCTTGACGACGCAGCCCACTACCTCGAGGAGCGTAACCTTAGGGGTCATCACTACACGAGCACGGAGATTCCACATGCGCAGCGACTTCTGGATGATAGTCCCCAAAACAAAAAACGTCAGATGTTATTCTTGTTCCGGTCAAACGACCGCGAAGGGCTCAGACGAGTCCGCTCCTCGCTGGAACAACATCTTCGCAATCGTCTCGCGTCAGTCCCTCAAGACGGTGGCGATTATCTGCAAGATCTGGCATTCACACTTGCAAACCGGCGATCTCTTCTGAAGTGGCAAACATTTGCTGCTGCGAGTACGGCAGAGGAATTGGTGGACCTTCTCAAGAAGGACGACAACTCGTGGACGGCGCCCGTTGCAAGATGCACCACAGAACCTCCTCGAATTGGCTTCATATTCACTGGTCAGGGGGCGCAATGGGCGCGCATGGGCGTTGAACTCATGGAATATGCCATCTTTCGCAAGAGCGTCGAAGAGTCGGATCTCTTCCTGCGCCAGACTCTCCACTGTCCTTGGTCTGCTGCCGAAGAGCTAGCCAAGTCGCAGGACACGTCGCGGTTGTCCGAGGCAGCCTACAGCCAAACACTCTGTACGGTCCTTCAGATTGCCATTGTAGATTTGTTCGAGGATTGGAATGTCGCACCCACGCGTGTTGCCGGACACTCGAGCGGCGAAATTGCGGCTGCGTACTGCCTCGGTGCGTTGAGCAAGCACGACAGCCTGCGAGTAGCCTACTACCGAGGTGTCCTGTCTTCCGAGATGCGACAGACGCATAAAGATCAAAAGGGGGCCATGATGGCCATCGGCTCTGGCCCCGAGAGGGTCGAGGAGTGGCTCAAGCAGCTCACAAAGGGGCGCGTCGTTGTCGCTTGCATCAACTCTCCAAAAAGTGTCACAGCATCGGGTGACGCAGCTGCCATCGACGAACTGACCACGATCGTGGAGGGTGCCGGCGTATTCGGACGTAAGCTGCAGGTTGATGTAGCTTACCATTCTCACCACATGCAAACGGTCGCATCAGCGTACGCCGACTTGCTCAAGAACGTCAAGCCACTGCCGGCGCGCGAGGGTCGGTCCATGCACTCTAGCGTCCTGGGCCGAGCGATCGATGCTACGAGTCTTGGAGCATCCAACTGGGTGAGCAATCTTGTCTCTCCCGTTCGCTTCTCTGACGCCATCTCCGACATGCTTTACGATGGAGAGGATCTGGCCCTGGATTTCTTGGTCGAGATTGGACCGCACCCTGCTCTCAAAGGGCCTGTCCAACAGATCCTGCAACCCCATGGCCCATCGGCGCTGGCTGTCAAGTATGCGAGCGTCCTGACTCGTGGGCATGGAGCGGTGAAAACTGCGCTCGCGTGTGTGGGAGAGTGCGTTCTATCCAACGTCCCTGTTGACGTGGCTCGTGTAAACGGTGGCATTGGAAATCCTCGTCCTGTCGTCGACCTGCCACCATACCCCTGGAATCGATCTACCAGGTTCTGGGCCGAGTCGCGGCTTTCGGAAGAATACCGATTGCGCAAGCACGCCCGTCTTCCACTCCTTGGTTGCCCTTGTCCCACCATGGGTGCGCGCGAGCGATATTGGCGCGGCATGGTGCGGTTGGATGAGGAGCCTTGGATTAGGGACCACGAGATTCAAGGGTCCATCCTGTATCCTGGGGCAGGGTTCCTCATCATGGCGATCGAAGCCGCATTGCAGCAGGCAGACAACTTGCGCACGGTCGCTTCGTTTACATTACGAGAtgtccatctcgacgccgcgctGGTGGTGACCGAGGACAGTATTGTGGAGGCGATCCTTCAACTGCGGCCACATCTGCTTGCACCGGGTAGTAGCCAATCGTCCTGGATGGAGTTTACTGTGAACTCGTCCACGGATAGGGGTCCCCTACGCCAAAACTGCTCCGGTCTCATCATGGTCGAGTATGAAGTCGATGCTGACTCGGACATGGGTCGCGAATCCGCCCTTGAATCGGCGGCAGTCGTGGATTTCTATAAGGAGACGCAACTCTCGTGCCGAAAGACAGTCGACGTAGACAAGTTCTATTCTCGGCTCGATTCTCTGGGTCTCTCTTATGGACCAACATTTGCCAATGTCACTGCGATTCGGAGATCTGGTGAAGGAAAATGCGTCGGTTCATTGCGCGTCCCCGAGGTAGATAGCGCCGTGCCTCCGGCATATAGCAGTCACCCTCATGTCATTCATCCGACAACGCTGGATGCTGTCTTTCATCTCGCTTTTGCCGCTCTTGAGGACGCTCTGCTTCCAGGGCCCATGGTTCCAACCAACATAGACGAGGTGGTAGTTGCAGCAAACGTGCCAAACCGGCCCGGCACATTGCTTCGTGGAGTCTCGCAATCCTCGCCTCACGGCTTCCGTGAGCTCGTGTCCGATATAAGCATGTTGGATGACGAAATGAGCAGAATGGTCGTTCGGATCAAAGGTTTTCGCTGCGCTGACGTTTCGGGCGGGAACATGACCTCGTTGGAGGCAGTAGAGACTCGACCGATCGGATTTCGTCTTGAGTGGAAGCCTGCGGTCGAATTGCTGCCTGACGAAAAGCTGAAACAATTCATCGGCGATGTTGCCGAAAAGCGAACGGACTCGAAACTCGCTCGCGCCGGTGAGCTGAAGAATGAAGCTCGCCACATTTCTGAGGAGTTGGGTCAGACAGAGAACCTCCCAACTCCAGACCAGCAGGACCAATGGTTGAAAGAGATGGAAGATTGCGGCGTGCTATTCGAACTCGCACAGGCTCTCGACACTGTGAGTATATCACTTCAGTCAATAGACGGCTTCCGAAAACTAACAGGAATCCAAGTACCTCGCACTTCGGCATCACACGAACCCGAATCTGTCTGTGCTTGAATTGAGCCTGGACTCCGTGCCATTCTCTCTTTTCGCAAACCTCCCCAGCCGCGACAGAATTCTCCAGACAGCGCAATTCGCAATTTCAGTATGCCAGGAAAGTGCTGTTGATCGGATCAAGGGCTGGTTTGGGTCCAAGGCTTCAGCAATCGACGTCGTAGTCGCAGATTATTCCACTAAGCTCGACAAGAGCTCAGAGATGCACGATGTCATCATCGTATTCGACCCCGGTTTCGTTTATGCAAAGCAAGATGTTGTTTTGCGCAACGCGCGGAAGCTGCTAAACCCGGGCGGAACCCTGGTTATTGCCGAAATCAACAAGCCAGAGGCTAACCTTACCACAGCATTAAGGGCGCTTCAATGGACAAGGTGAGTCTCATTCTATTATATCCGCTTGCACATGTAATAGTGGCCTGGTTCTAAAAGCTTCCGTTAGGAACATCGATTCCACAAAGAGCATTTGGGCGTCGTCCTTCTCACGCTTGGGACTTACACCTTCACTTGACCTCATCGACAGCACGGCTTCTGGCTACGGACGGTCTACTTTGCGTCTCACTGCA of the Drechmeria coniospora strain ARSEF 6962 chromosome 01, whole genome shotgun sequence genome contains:
- a CDS encoding polyketide synthase; the encoded protein is MAVTMWQGALKIIAQESGLEPGEIIETEDTEFTALGINRILATAILSHLRGPRGEALPHDIFDQKPTVGAFRRFYESPIVLNVTPGHGVGHTPSTRAKQSRAASSIPLSIVLQNTIASSCHTVFLLPDGSGSAMAYANLPPVHPSVCVVGMNSPYLRNTGAYRCSLEELASQWVSEIYRRQPHGPYILGGWSAGGYYSYEVAKRLLRDGNVVEKLILIDSPCRTVFESLSMEVVQYLSSRNLMGNWGTQSPPDWLIEHFRSTLTAVGNYRPLPLGSAGGMETYIIWSRDGVLDDKTLANSGMDTTVKVSRFLLQGKDDLGPNGWEHLLPTKNMAIATQSGTHFTMVNDPHVAQMSELLRDAVVGVSHERRSRWQYVDRN
- a CDS encoding polyketide synthase; this encodes MGSLVPTRDDVAIIGMSCRFPSDADTADRFWDFICQGRNAYAENPSRWAANAFHHGEKKINTSLTRGGHFIKQDVAAFDANFFSLSKTEAESMDPQQRMIMEVTYESMESAGLRIENLAGSRTGVFMASFTSDYRELMFRDAETAPLYTATGTSNTSTSNRVSWFFDLRGPSFTVNTACSSSLVACHLACQSLWSGETETAIVGGTSLLLNPDMFLYLSNQQFLAPDGQCKSFDNAGDGYGRGDGIGVVILKRVADAIRDGDPIRAVIRGSGSNQDGHTKGFTIPSVEAQASLIAETYRNAGLSLAETRYVEAHGTGTQAGDTREMEGIAQTFSKHRAESDELVVGSVKSNIGHLEACAGLASLIKCVYILETGVIPPTPSVRLLNTKIPWAEWHLKVPSTRTPWPKTGLRRLSTQGFGYGGTNAHLILDDAAHYLEERNLRGHHYTSTEIPHAQRLLDDSPQNKKRQMLFLFRSNDREGLRRVRSSLEQHLRNRLASVPQDGGDYLQDLAFTLANRRSLLKWQTFAAASTAEELVDLLKKDDNSWTAPVARCTTEPPRIGFIFTGQGAQWARMGVELMEYAIFRKSVEESDLFLRQTLHCPWSAAEELAKSQDTSRLSEAAYSQTLCTVLQIAIVDLFEDWNVAPTRVAGHSSGEIAAAYCLGALSKHDSLRVAYYRGVLSSEMRQTHKDQKGAMMAIGSGPERVEEWLKQLTKGRVVVACINSPKSVTASGDAAAIDELTTIVEGAGVFGRKLQVDVAYHSHHMQTVASAYADLLKNVKPLPAREGRSMHSSVLGRAIDATSLGASNWVSNLVSPVRFSDAISDMLYDGEDLALDFLVEIGPHPALKGPVQQILQPHGPSALAVKYASVLTRGHGAVKTALACVGECVLSNVPVDVARVNGGIGNPRPVVDLPPYPWNRSTRFWAESRLSEEYRLRKHARLPLLGCPCPTMGARERYWRGMVRLDEEPWIRDHEIQGSILYPGAGFLIMAIEAALQQADNLRTVASFTLRDVHLDAALVVTEDSIVEAILQLRPHLLAPGSSQSSWMEFTVNSSTDRGPLRQNCSGLIMVEYEVDADSDMGRESALESAAVVDFYKETQLSCRKTVDVDKFYSRLDSLGLSYGPTFANVTAIRRSGEGKCVGSLRVPEVDSAVPPAYSSHPHVIHPTTLDAVFHLAFAALEDALLPGPMVPTNIDEVVVAANVPNRPGTLLRGVSQSSPHGFRELVSDISMLDDEMSRMVVRIKGFRCADVSGGNMTSLEAVETRPIGFRLEWKPAVELLPDEKLKQFIGDVAEKRTDSKLARAGELKNEARHISEELGQTENLPTPDQQDQWLKEMEDCGVLFELAQALDTESKYLALRHHTNPNLSVLELSLDSVPFSLFANLPSRDRILQTAQFAISVCQESAVDRIKGWFGSKASAIDVVVADYSTKLDKSSEMHDVIIVFDPGFVYAKQDVVLRNARKLLNPGGTLVIAEINKPEANLTTALRALQWTRNIDSTKSIWASSFSRLGLTPSLDLIDSTASGYGRSTLRLTANVSPSGLSSDGQAKLEHVSIVVSAAASSRAQRVASAIATRLEESCTVHIVRWGPDASKLKGQTCIILTDLESALLKDLASEDLTNLQTLLSLAESTLWVSGPLGPDAALITGLVRSVRNEAVGVQLRTVEMTDVPLSEAEEYADAVSRIFHYRGSDDEFQARQGTLQISRLVEDEERNMELAQLLGQGEKAAVATTLQEKPEALKLCVRQIGMLDSICFEPDPLSREPLGAEEVEIDVKASGINFRDVMVALGQIPDRAFGFEGAGVVRRVHESEKRLRPGDRVAFLAHGAHRTVHRVRSGFAMPLPDTMSYEEGAAILLVHTTAWYALVKTARATPGQSVLIHAAAGGVGQAVLMLARHLSLEVFATVSSEEKRKLVHEAYGVPHDHIFNSRDVSFALGVKRMTRDRGVDIVVNSLAGEALRKTWHCLAPFGTFVELGMKDILDNARLDMRPFLQDATFVFFNLNRVQKERPELLQEALTETMALVRSGALKPAVPLTAYPASDVEKAFRKIQAGQHLGKLVLTFQAGDTVPVVRPDLSLSDSGTYLLVGGLGGLGRSLARLLVRLGARRLCFLSRSGAKSSEAQALVEELASQHRVQVLVSEGDVSDAAVVSRTVEQCNTKLGPIRGVFQCAMVLRDGLFASMTHAQWTESTRPKVQGTWNLHAQIPKADFFITLSSFAGVFGSRGQANYAAAGAYEDALAHHRDAGGQRAITLDLGIMRDVGVLAETGITDYLREWEAPFGIREPEFHALIKSAILATTQPLKEGTSSQIPTGLATARSAQAAGIAMPFYFEDSRFSILAQTRASSAGASAAGDTDSKLSVRVQLAQAQTIAEAAAAVQAVLVERVARTLQSNASEIDASRPLHSYGVDSLVAVETVKWMFKTLDAKMTVFDILSNVSISVLCEKIASASALVKLG